In Hyphomicrobiales bacterium, the sequence GGCTCCTTCACCTCATGGCCGGCGGCGCGGCGCTTGACCTCGACGACGACCTGCTTCGAGCGCCCATGCGAGAAGCTCTGGCGAACAGTGCTCTGCTCGACAGGCCGCTTCAGCGACAGGGTCTTGGGCGGGTTGACGGTGAGTGTCTTGTCGCCCGGGTTCTTGGTATCGGTCATTCCGCGTTCGGTCCTGCCGGTTCGGTCGTGTCTTCGGTGTCGTTCTGGTCGGATGCGGCGGTATCGTCCGTCCGGTACCGGACGAGCCGACGCCAGCGCGAGAGGACACCCTCGGCCGCTGGTCCCGGAGCAAGCGCGGCATGTATCACATGTGCGCGCCCCAACGCCAATTCCAAATCCGCCGCCGTGAAAATCGCGACGACGGGCAGTCCGCGGGCCTTGAGCCCTTCGGCCTCGCGGGCCGCCGCCAAGCGGCGAACGGCCTGGCCGATCTTGCGCTTTCCATCCTCGGCGCCATCGCTGGCGGCGATGACGGCGTGGCAGCGGCCGGATTCGATCAGGGCCTCGACCTTGGCGAAGCCGGCGGTGACGAGGCCAGCCTTGTTGGCCATCGACAGCGCCTGCAGCGCATCCCGGTACATCAGCCCGTCAATCCTGTCCGGCAAATCCGCCGGAACCAAGACCTTCGCCTTGAGCGAGCGCTCGAAGGCCTTGCGCTTGATCGCCTCTGCCACGGTCTTGCGGCTGAGGCTCGCCCAGACGCCGCGTCCGGGCAGCTTGCGCCGCAGATCCGGCACGAGCACGCCGTCCGGGCCGGCGACGAAACGGATCAGCTCGTCAGGCGCCTTCACGGCCCGCGTGACGACGCAGCTCCGTTCCGGTCCCTCGTTCCGAGCCGCCTTCACCGCGAAAACCCTGCTCAGGCCTCGGCCGCCTCGTCGGCTTCCGCCTCAGGCTCCGCGGCCGGCGCCTCGACCCAGCCGGCATGGATGCGGGCGGCCATGATGATGGCCTCGGCATCCTGGCGCGACAGATCGAAGCCATCGAGATAGCCGGCGTGGCGGGTCGCCTCGCCGTCCTTGCGCTCGGTCCAGCCGATCAGGTCGTCCGTCGCGCAGCCTGCAAGATCCTCGACGCTCTTCACGTCGTTCTCGCCCAGCGCGACCATCATGGAAGTGGTGACGCCATCGACCTCGCGCAAGGCGTCTTCGACGCCGAGCGCGCGGCGCTTCTCGTCGAGTTCCGCCTCGACGGCGGCGAGATGCTCCTGGGCGCGGCTCTGGATCTCGCCGGCCGTGTCCTCGTCGAAGCCCTCGATCGAGGCCAGCTCCGAGAGATCGACATAGGCGAGCTCCTCGACATTGCGGAAGCCTTCGGACGCCAGCAGCTGGCCGACCGTCTCATCGACGTTCAGCGCGTTCATGAACAGCTCGGTGCGCTGCACGAACTCCTTCTGGCGGCGCTCCGACTCTTCAGCTTCAGTCAGGATGTCGATGTCCCAGCCGGTGAGCTGCGAAGCGAGGCGCACGTTCTGGCCGCGGCGGCCGATGGCGAGCGAGAGCTGCTCGTCGGGAACCACGACCTCGATCTTGTCGGCTTCCTCGTCGAGCACGACCTTGGCGACCTCGGCCGGCTGCAGCGCGTTGACGACGAAGGTCGCGACATCCGGCGACCACGGGATGATGTCGATCTTCTCGCCCTGCAGCTCGCCGACCACGGCCTGCACGCGCGAGCCGCGCATGCCGACGCAGGCGCCGACCGGGTCGATCGAGGAATCGCGCGAGATCACGGCGATCTTGGCGCGCGAGCCCGGATCGCGGGCGACGGCCTTCACTTCGACGATCCCGTCATAGATCTCAGGCACTTCCTGGCCGAAGAGCTTGGCCATGAACTGCGGATGGGTGCGCGACAGGAAGATCTGCGGGCCACGCGGCTCGCGGCGCACGTCATAGACATAGGCCCGCGCCCTATCGCCGACCTTGAAGGTCTCGCGCGGAATCATCTCGTCGCGGCGGATGATGGCTTCGCCACGGCC encodes:
- a CDS encoding RNA-binding protein; translation: MKAARNEGPERSCVVTRAVKAPDELIRFVAGPDGVLVPDLRRKLPGRGVWASLSRKTVAEAIKRKAFERSLKAKVLVPADLPDRIDGLMYRDALQALSMANKAGLVTAGFAKVEALIESGRCHAVIAASDGAEDGKRKIGQAVRRLAAAREAEGLKARGLPVVAIFTAADLELALGRAHVIHAALAPGPAAEGVLSRWRRLVRYRTDDTAASDQNDTEDTTEPAGPNAE
- the nusA gene encoding transcription termination/antitermination protein NusA; the encoded protein is MVVSANRLELLQIADAVAREKSIDRQIVVDAMQDAIAKAARSRYGIETDVHAEINTKTGELRLARHLQVVEHVENPAIEITVEEAKRHNPAAQVGDVIADPLPPFDFGRIAAQSAKQVIVQKVREAERDRQYDEYKDRIGEIVNGAVKRVEYGNVFVDLGRGEAIIRRDEMIPRETFKVGDRARAYVYDVRREPRGPQIFLSRTHPQFMAKLFGQEVPEIYDGIVEVKAVARDPGSRAKIAVISRDSSIDPVGACVGMRGSRVQAVVGELQGEKIDIIPWSPDVATFVVNALQPAEVAKVVLDEEADKIEVVVPDEQLSLAIGRRGQNVRLASQLTGWDIDILTEAEESERRQKEFVQRTELFMNALNVDETVGQLLASEGFRNVEELAYVDLSELASIEGFDEDTAGEIQSRAQEHLAAVEAELDEKRRALGVEDALREVDGVTTSMMVALGENDVKSVEDLAGCATDDLIGWTERKDGEATRHAGYLDGFDLSRQDAEAIIMAARIHAGWVEAPAAEPEAEADEAAEA